One genomic segment of Hevea brasiliensis isolate MT/VB/25A 57/8 chromosome 3, ASM3005281v1, whole genome shotgun sequence includes these proteins:
- the LOC110655018 gene encoding mediator of RNA polymerase II transcription subunit 4, translating to MLQHQLVQSPARLGLTNPNSPSLQNPTPPKFPSSSSQQQLPPPHHHQQQQQQQHPPNPSATSSALLPLLPPLRRAQSLLLQMASLASKFFEVSPNRSLWLSTIRGSLPTFLASQIQSMPPPPLESNPSSAKEILPLFTSLQTQLFEAVAELQEILDLQDAKQRIAGDIKSNDSALLNFANKLKEAERVLDILVDDYSDYRRPKRAKTKSLEDDGVSNTTVASQLELSDILSYAHRISYTTFAPPDFGAGQAPLRGALPPAPQEEQMRASQLYAFADLDVGLPKKVETKGKTIEAIIEPPPPPQPEETNPLASYAAIQSLLPPNITVPSGWKPGMPVVLPTDLPPPPPGWKPGDPLPPFESLPVPRMVEQQLQPGAPQGLHKPPETIQVRHVQLDILDQGDDSSDYSSDEGSSDDED from the coding sequence atgctTCAACACCAACTGGTACAGTCTCCGGCGAGGCTAGGCCTCACAAACCCAAACTCACcttctcttcaaaaccctacccctCCCAAATTTCCTTCCTCATCTTCTCAACAGCAACTTCCACCTCCCCACCACcatcagcagcagcagcagcagcagcatccCCCAAATCCCTCCGCCACGTCCTCTGCTctcctccctcttctccctcctctCCGTAGAGCCCAGTCTCTTCTTCTCCAGATGGCCTCCTTAGCTTCCAAGTTTTTCGAAGTCTCCCCCAATCGATCCCTTTGGCTATCCACCATTCGTGGATCGCTACCTACATTCCTCGCCTCTCAGATCCAATCAATGCCTCCACCTCCACTCGAATCCAATCCTTCCTCCGCTAAAGAAATTCTTCCTCTTTTCACTTCCCTCCAGACCCAACTTTTTGAAGCCGTTGCTGAGCTCCAAGAAATCCTTGACCTCCAAGATGCCAAGCAAAGAATTGCTGGCGATATCAAATCCAATGATTCTGCGCTTCTCAACTTCGCCAATAAGCTCAAAGAAGCCGAAAGAGTCCTTGATATCCTCGTCGATGATTACTCTGATTATCGCCGTCCTAAACGGGCAAAAACAAAATCATTAGAGGACGATGGTGTGAGCAATACCACTGTTGCCTCTCAGCTCGAGTTATCGGATATTTTATCTTATGCTCACCGGATAAGTTATACCACTTTTGCGCCGCCTGATTTTGGTGCTGGGCAGGCTCCCCTTCGTGGGGCACTTCCTCCTGCTCCACAAGAAGAGCAAATGCGAGCTTCTCAGTTGTACGCTTTTGCTGACCTCGATGTGGGATTGCCTAAAAAGGTCGAAACTAAGGGGAAAACCATTGAGGCAATCATTGAGCCTCCCCCACCGCCACAACCAGAGGAGACCAATCCGCTTGCCAGTTATGCTGCCATTCAGAGCCTGCTTCCTCCCAATATCACAGTTCCATCTGGGTGGAAACCTGGGATGCCGGTGGTTTTGCCTACAGATTTACCCCCGCCGCCACCAGGATGGAAGCCTGGGGACCCATTACCTCCATTTGAGTCTCTTCCTGTGCCTAGGATGGTGGAGCAACAATTGCAGCCAGGTGCTCCTCAGGGATTGCATAAGCCACCTGAGACAATACAGGTTCGACATGTACAGCTTGATATTCTTGATCAGGGTGATGATAGTAGTGATTATAGTAGTGACGAGGGAAGCTCAGATGATGAAGATTGA